ACCAACGCGCTCGACACGGCACCCGCCGGCAGCACCAACCCCATCGTCGTCGGCACCGCGCCTCTTTGGGCTGACCTTGCCCCAACGCTCAACGAACTCGTCGTAGCCAATGCCGGCGATGGAACCAACCCCGGCTCAGTCAGTATCATCAACATCCCGCTCTGCTCGGCCTCCGCGCTATCCAACAACCCGAACTGCGATGCGAATAATCCGGTCGACGCCAATGGATTCGGCCAGGTTCTCGCCAACGTCAAGGTTGGAGTGAATCCGCTCATGGTCGCGGTTCTGCAGGACGGCAGCAAGGCCTACGTAATCAATCAGCATGACAGCACGGTCTCGGTGATCAACCTCACCTATAACACTGTCACTGCAACGATCCCGGTTCCCCGGACACCCAACCCCACCTTCATCGCCGCGACCACCGGAACCCCCACAGGAAAGGTGTACGTCACGTCGCCGACCTCCAACACCATGACCGTCATACGCACTGACACCGACGCGGTCGAGACCACCGTTGACCTCCAGGGTAAGGGAGTGATGGTTCGCGTTACGCAGCCCTAGCCCGATCGCAGTAAAGCTCTGTGAGAACCCTAGTTCCCCGCCATCACAATCGGCATAGTCGGGGTCTGTGAGCCGCCGTCGTCCTCAACGGTGATGCCAAAGGCCCTCGCCTCGATCCCCTTGGGCAGCGGAGGTAGAATCACGCTGGCGTTCCCCCGATCATCCGGATGAAACGTCCCCGCCGGGATAGGATCGCGGCCGTCGGCTGGAATGAGCCACAGCTCGTAAGTCTTATACGTCTGCAGCGGCTCCATATTGCTGGCGAGAAAGATCAGCGTGCCGTTCCGCGGCACATAGGTCACTCTCCCCTGTGGCTGCGGAGGCGTCTGCGTCGCCGGAGCCTTTGTCAGAGTCACCTGCCTGGCCGTAGGATCGGTCATCGTATCGACCAGCTGTTTGGCCGCGGCCGCATCACTGCTCAGCCGGTCGATCTGCGCCGCCTGCAACGTCGCTGAGGCACGCAGCGCCTGGCGCTCGTGGTAGAGGCTTCCTGCTGTCACTGCGAGTCCCGCCGCCACAGCCCACCCCACCCACGGAAACACCTTCGCGGCGATATTCCGTCGCGGAGTGACCTCTTCTTCGTCAAGATATCTGCCGCTTCCCAACCCCCTGCTGAAGCTATTCTGCCCGCGTAGCGTGTTCTCAAACGGCACCGGAACTGGCGGCCGCTCCACCGGAACAGCCTTCTTCTCGCGGGCGACCTGTTTCATCAGCCGCTCGCGTGCCTGTGCCGGCTGCGAGTGCATCTCGGCCGTCATCGCATAGATCGCCAGGTCGCCCTGATGCTCTGCCACCTGGTGGCGGCATGTGGCGCAAGCTGCAAGGTGGGCCGCAATCTCCGCTGCCTCTTCTTTGGAGAAAAGCTGCATGGCGTACAGTGCCAGATCGTCCGAATCGTAATGTCTGGTCGCGTTCATGCCAGGAATGCCCTTCTCAACGTTGTCAGCGCGCTGCGTATTCTCGTCTTCACGGTTCCCAGCGGATCGCCCGTCATCTCTGCGATCTCCGAATGGGTCAGGCCGTCGAAGAACGCCATCTCCAGCGTCTTGCGCTGATCGACCGGAAGCCTGTAGATCACGCCCCGCGCCTTCTCCATCAGGGTATTGCGTTCCGCCTCATTGGCCAGGTCGTACGGACCTGCCAGAGCAACCTCATCGACGGATTCTGCCGGTCTCTTCCGCCGAAGCGCATCGATCGACCGGTTCCGCGACACGACAACCAGCCAGCCCCCCAGGCTGCCGCGAGTCGCCGTGAACGTCGCCGGATTCCTCCAGATCTGCATGAACACGTCCTGAAGAATGTCCTCAGCCGAGGCGGGGTCGCGCAGAACCCGCAGCGCCACCGAGTACACCAGCTTCGCGTACCGGTCATACAGCGTTGCCATCGCCTGCTCATCGCCACGCTGCACCTGAGCCAGCAGGATGACATCATCCTGCTGCGAAGCCGGCGAGGTCCCCGCGAGTCCCGTCTCTCTATACATACAACGCACCCGCGCATTGCACCGGATTGCTCCGGCCCAATGTCTTTACGGTTCCCGCGTTCTTTCGGACACATCCCATTCCGCTATCATCAACTCCGTTACCTAGTCACTCTAACTGAATTTGTCCGCCTATCCCACACACAAACAACGCCTTCCGCCGCATGTACCCTTAGTAGTGAATAACGAATGAATAAGATGCACCTGTTCGCGAAGTCCACCTTCGGCACAGCAATCGGAATGGATTCATGAAGACCCGTCTCGACAAACTCCTCGTTGACCAGGGCCACGCCGCCTCCCGCGAGCGCGCCCAGGCCCTCATCCTCGCTGGCCGCGTCCTCGTCAACGAGCAGCGCGTCGACAAGCCCGGAGCCCCCGTCCCAGCCGACGCGGCCATTCGCCTCCTCGGCTCCGATCTCAAATACGTCAGCCGCGGCGGCCTCAAGCTCGAGCACGCCCTCGCCCACTGGCGCATCGACCTTACCGGCCTCGCCTGCGTCGACATCGGAGCCTCCACCGGCGGCTTCACCGACTGCATGCTCCAGTCCGGAGCCGCCTCCGTTCTCGCCGTCGATACCGGCTACGGCCAGATCGCCCACAAGCTCCGTGACGACCCGCGCGTCACCCTCCGCGAGCGCACCAACGCCCGCCTGCTCACCTCCGGCGAACTCCTCTCGCCCAACACACCCACGCCGGCGTTCCTCTCCATGGACGTCTCCTTCATCTCCGCAACCCTTGTCCTCCCCGCCGTCATCGCGGCCCTCAGCACATCCAGCCAGCGCTGGCAGGGAACTGCCGTCATCCTCATCAAACCGCAGTTCGAGGTCGGCCGCCACAACATCGGCAAGGGCGGCATCGTGCGCGACCCCGAGGCCCGCAAGCAGGCAATCGAAAAAGTAACCGCCTGTGCTGCCGAACTAGGCGCAACCGATCTCGAAGTTATCGATTCCCCCATCCAGGGCATGGAGGGCAACCACGAGTACCTCCTGAAAGCGCGATGGGAGTAATCCCCGAGCCGCAACCGGATCGCCACGAAGATTGGTGCGATGCCTTCCATCAACGCTCATCCGTGAAGATCCGCGGCCGTGCCGTAAACTAGACATCAATGTTCAAGGCAGCCATCATCTCGAAGCCTCAGAAGCCCGAACTCGCCCAAATCCTGCACGATCTGCTCGACTGGCTCAAAGCACATGACTACGAGGCTCTCCTCGACCCGCAGAGCGCTGCCTACGTCGGCGCGCCCAACCCTATCAGTCGACCCGACCTTGCCAGCCATAATCCGCATGTCGTCATCGTCCTCGGCGGCGATGGCACGCTGCTGGCCGCCGCGCGGGCCTTCGGCCAGGCCCCCACGCCAATCCTCGGCGTCAACCTGGGCTCGCTCGGCTTCCTTACCGAAATTCCCCTCTCCGACCTCTACACCGCACTCGAAGCATGGTGCGACAACTGCGCCAGCATCGAGCAGCGCGACATGATGCACGCCGAGCTCCGGCGCGGCGGCAAGCTCGTCGAGCGCTGGGACGCCCTCAACGACATTGTCGTCTCTAAGGGAGCCATTGCCCGCATGACCGACTTCTCGGTTGAGATCGACCAGCAGTTCGTCGCCTCCCTCCGCGCCGACGGCATCATCGTCTCCTCGCCCACTGGCTCTACTGCTTACAACCTCTCCGCCGGCGGGCCTATTGTGATGCCCACCGTGAACGCGCTCGTCGTCACGCTCATCTGTCCCCATCTGCTCACCGTACGCCCCTTTGTAGTCCCCGG
The Edaphobacter bradus genome window above contains:
- a CDS encoding anti-sigma factor; the encoded protein is MNATRHYDSDDLALYAMQLFSKEEAAEIAAHLAACATCRHQVAEHQGDLAIYAMTAEMHSQPAQARERLMKQVAREKKAVPVERPPVPVPFENTLRGQNSFSRGLGSGRYLDEEEVTPRRNIAAKVFPWVGWAVAAGLAVTAGSLYHERQALRASATLQAAQIDRLSSDAAAAKQLVDTMTDPTARQVTLTKAPATQTPPQPQGRVTYVPRNGTLIFLASNMEPLQTYKTYELWLIPADGRDPIPAGTFHPDDRGNASVILPPLPKGIEARAFGITVEDDGGSQTPTMPIVMAGN
- a CDS encoding NAD(+)/NADH kinase, with the translated sequence MFKAAIISKPQKPELAQILHDLLDWLKAHDYEALLDPQSAAYVGAPNPISRPDLASHNPHVVIVLGGDGTLLAAARAFGQAPTPILGVNLGSLGFLTEIPLSDLYTALEAWCDNCASIEQRDMMHAELRRGGKLVERWDALNDIVVSKGAIARMTDFSVEIDQQFVASLRADGIIVSSPTGSTAYNLSAGGPIVMPTVNALVVTLICPHLLTVRPFVVPGDSTVTIHIEGVPQLNYLTVDGQQAVELQLGDEVICRRSDRKVRLLRPSRNGLFNVLRSKLSWGER
- a CDS encoding sigma-70 family RNA polymerase sigma factor, translating into MYRETGLAGTSPASQQDDVILLAQVQRGDEQAMATLYDRYAKLVYSVALRVLRDPASAEDILQDVFMQIWRNPATFTATRGSLGGWLVVVSRNRSIDALRRKRPAESVDEVALAGPYDLANEAERNTLMEKARGVIYRLPVDQRKTLEMAFFDGLTHSEIAEMTGDPLGTVKTRIRSALTTLRRAFLA
- a CDS encoding TlyA family RNA methyltransferase codes for the protein MKTRLDKLLVDQGHAASRERAQALILAGRVLVNEQRVDKPGAPVPADAAIRLLGSDLKYVSRGGLKLEHALAHWRIDLTGLACVDIGASTGGFTDCMLQSGAASVLAVDTGYGQIAHKLRDDPRVTLRERTNARLLTSGELLSPNTPTPAFLSMDVSFISATLVLPAVIAALSTSSQRWQGTAVILIKPQFEVGRHNIGKGGIVRDPEARKQAIEKVTACAAELGATDLEVIDSPIQGMEGNHEYLLKARWE